The segment TCGAACTGGCTCCGTAGTGGCCGTAGTATCAACCAGTTTTCTTTAAACATACTGGCCGGTTACGCAGCTGGGGTGCGCGGAGTGGAAGTGGGCGGCCTGGTAAATGTGGTGCGCGACACGGTGCGGGGTGGACAGGCCGCGGGCCTGCTCAACGTAACCGGTACCGAAGTGCAGGGCGTGCAGGCGGCGGGCTTGGTCAACGTGACGGGCGGCTCGGTGCGCGGGGCCCAGGCCGCGGGGCTGGTCAACCTGGTGCGCGACGATGCCCGGGGGCTGCAAGTGGCGGGCTTGGTCAACATTGTGGGTGGGGCCGCCCGCTCCCGCCACAACGACGGCCGCCCCGCCCGGGCCCGCCGCGCATTGGGCCTATCCCGCCTGCTGGCTACCGATTCGGTGGCCCGGCACCTGGGAGCACCCAGCGCCATGTCCTTGCCCGGCCCTCTGCTGCAAGCCGCCGGCCTGGCCAACCTGACCGGTACCGATATTCGCGGGCTGCAAACGGCTCCCCTGCTCAACTCGGCCCGGCGCGTGACGGGCATGCAGTTTGGCCTTATCAACGTGGGGAAGCACGTTAAAGGCGTGCAATTAGGGCTGATTAACATAGCCGATTCCGTGGATGGCGTGACGTTGGGCATCGTCAACATCGTGCGGCACGGTTACTTGCACGGCGAGGTTTGGACCAGTGAAACCCTGCCCCTGAATGCCGCGCTGAAGCTGGGCGTGCGGCGCTATTATACCATTCTGGCCGCGGCCACCCAGCCCCTGAACAGCCGGGTACACTGGGCCACGGGGTTTGGCCTGGGTACGGCCAGCCGCCCGCACGGCCGCTTCAGCTGGAACCTGGATGTGCTCGGCTGGTACCTGATTAAGCAGTCAGGAACGGAGGGTACGCTGCTTTCCTACAACCAGCTGCGGCCGTCACTGGTCTGGCAGATTGAGCCCCAGGGCCACCTGGGCCTCGTATTTTCTCCCACGCTCAATTTGGCTTTGTACGAAAACGACGGCAACGGCACCAACTCAGAATTTGGCAAGAATCAGCTACTGCTCACCGACACCCAGTGGGGCAATACGCCCGTGCGGATGTGGATCGGTGGGCAAATCGGGCTGCGGTTTTAGGCCCGCATCGGCACCAGAATAAACGTGCCGCGCAAGCACTGCCGAAAGCCCTGGCGCTGGTTGTCGCGCTTCAAATCGGCGGTGCGGTAGCGGTGGTTCAGGCCCCGCTCACTGACTATCATAATAGTGTAGCCCCGGCTGCGCACCAGGTAGCGCCGGGCGTTGTGGGGCGCTACCGCGCCTTCGGTTTCGTCGGTAGCTTCGGCCGGAGCACCAAGGCTGGCGGCAGTGTAATGCTCGGGCCAGGTGGTGCGGGCAATAATATCGTGGGCCTGCCAGAGGTGGCGCATGGCGGCCCGGGCCGCAATGGCCTCGCCGCAGTGCCGGCAGATGCGGGCATCGGTGAGCATGACCTGCCGCTTCTGCTGCAACTCCCGCAGCATCTCGGGCTGCTCGGCGTCGGCCCGGCGCTGGCGCACCACTTTGGTTACGGCCGCAAACAGGTCCCCTTCACTCACCCCATACTTATGCTGCAGAATATCCAGCGTGTGGGCGCTGAGCATTCCGAAGGACAATAAATCCTGCAGGTCGGAGTGGAGGGTGGGCATGGAAGAGCTATAAACCGCAGCCCCGCCGACAAGTTCCGGACGGGAAGCTGCCAGCGGGGCTGCGTACATCGGGCCAAGGCGGCAGCGCTTAATTCTGGGCCGTGGGCTTGGATACTTTCTTCACGTCAGATTTGGGGTTCGAGCGGGGCGTGTTCAGGATGGGGCCCGGCTTGGTGGTTTGCTCCAGCCAGGTTTGCATCAGGGCCAGGGCTTTGGGCGAGAAGTTGGGCTGCTGCTCCCCGTTTACCAGGGGCCACTGCGACTCATCGGGCTGAAAAGCGTGGTTGACGCCCACAATTTTCACCGTTTTCACGTGGCGGTTGCCGCCGGCTTTCAGGCCTTTGCTCAGCAGGGCCAGGTTTTTGGTTGCGCCCACCTGTAGGTCTTCCACGCCGTTGAGGGCCAGCACGGGGCACTTCACGGCGGGCAGCTTCACCTTGGGGTCGAAGTCGAGGTAGTAGCGGTACCAGGGCGAGGTGAGCTGGGCGGCCCGGGCCCGGGCCATGGTGGGGTCAATGTCCACGTTGCTCATCCGAATCATGGCCGCGAGCTTACCCCGGGCCTGGTTGCTGTTCGGCGTCTGGCGGATAATGCTGATCATCTTGTCGTGCAGCTTCAGGGCCGCATCCACCTGGGTGGCGTTGCCGCCAATCATGCGCATGATTTCCACCTGTTGCCGCCGCAGTACGTCGCGGCCGGGCATGCCGTAGCCAGCCAACGATACTACAAAGTCGGGTCCTTTGGGCTCGGCGGCGGCCAGCAACGCAATGTTGGCGCCCTCACCGTGCCCAATCATGCCCACGTTCTTCTTGTCGATGCGGGGGCGGCTGCGCAAATAGTTCATGGCCGTTTCGGCGTCAGTCATCAAATCGGCCGTGGTGGCCGCCGCGTACCGGCCCCCCGATTTGCCCACGCCCCGGTCGTCGTAGCGCAGCACCACCATGCCGCGGCGGGCAAAGTAGTCGGCCAGGATGGCAAACATGCGGTAATCTTCCTGCTGGGCCGCGTCCCGGTCCTGGGGCCCGGAGTCCGACACCAGCACTACGGCCGGGAAAGGGCCGTTGCCGTTGGGCGTGGTAATGGTAGCGCCCAGGCACAAATCAGTCTTCTCGTTGGTAATAATGACCTGCTCAGTCTTGTAGGGCTGGGCCGGCTTGAAAGTCGGGGCGCTAACCACCGGGGAGCTGCCCTGCTCAAACTTCACTTCCTGCTTCAGGCCCGGCTGCTCCCAGATACCCGTCATCGACTTCCGGTCCTTGCTCAGCTTGCCGGTAAAGCGGCTGCCGGCCTGCTCAATCTTGAGCAGCACGTCGCTGTTGGTCAGCGTCATGTCCACGGCCATGCGGCTCACGCGCTGCTTGGGCACGTCCAGGGCCGCGTAGTAGGTGCCCCCGGTCAGCGGCACGATGGTCAGGATCAGGTCCAGACTGCCGCCCGGCACTTTCAGCGGACCTTTCCACTGCCCGCTGAGCGGGGTGGGTTCCCCGCCGGCTGCCCGGCTGGCAACGGGAGCAAGCAACACGCTGAACAGCAGAAGAGAAACAAAAACAACGTGTAAATAATTCTTCATAAAGTCCTGTTTTAGAACGGCATTGAGCGTGGGTAGGGAAGGAGAGAGCCCCGAAAATACCAAACTTACGCGACTCTGCCCGCAGAAGATTCAGGAGCTGAACGGTAGGGTCTTTTATAGTAAAAGCAATATTTAAGCCCGTATTGGGTTAAAAAGATAGCCTGGGCAAACTGCTGCCGGGCTGCTCAGGGTATCGGGTATGCATAATAAATTGGGCCCGTGGGCGCTGGTAGTTCTGGGGTTGGGCAGTTGCCAAACGTCTTTTGAGCAAGCACCCGGGCAAGCGCCGCTCGCGCAGTTTAAATTACCCCTTATTCAGCAACCCCCGCAGCCCCCGCCGGCGCCGCTTCAGGTCGACAGTATCCGGGCGGTAGCGCATCGTTTGGTTGGCCGCTTCAGCTTTGCCAACCGCCTCAACCTGCAGAAGCCCGACAGCCTGGGAGCCGACCGGTACGAGTTGGATTCGGGGCAGCCCTTCCGCTGGGCCGACAGCCTGAACACGGACGGCTTGGAGCTTATTGCCGATTATCAGACCTCCCTGCCGTTCCGGGAGTCGGGCGAGTTGCCGGCTCGGCTGGTGTATCCCGTCTACATCGTTAATTCGACGCCCCGGGCCAAGCTTTTGTGCGGCAAGGATTCCTGGACCTACGCTATTCAGGAAGCCAGGGACCGTACCGGCCAGTGGCGGCCCATCGAGAGCAAAGGCCCGGAGTCCTGTGGCAACGGGGAGTGGATCCTGAAAATAAGGCCCCGGCAAATGGTCGTGCTGCTGGTCGATAAGTACCAGGGCAGCTTCAAAACCCGGCTGCGGCTGCGCCTTAGCAATGGAAACAGCCAGTATGTCTCGGCGGCGTATGAAGGCTGGATAAGCGAAACTCAGTTTCTGCCTACCCAACGGGAAAGGCGGCTGCTGGCGAAAGACAAGCTAGCCGTGGCCGGTTTGTACTACGGCGCTCTGCCCGCCCTGATTGATTCGCTCGATCTGCGGGAGCGTCAGACTCCCCACAACTAGCGGGGCTCGGGGGGCTACCGCCCAACTAACTTTCCCCGTGGGGCAACAAACCTGCCCTCCGTCGCCGTACCTTCGTTGGTCTAATTGCGGGGGCGGAAACCTTACGGGCCGCCTCGGCTGTTTACCGTTTCTATGGCCCAAGATTCTTTACAAGTAGCCGCCCCCGCGGCCGACCCGACTGACCAGCTCGACCCGCGCGAGTTCATTCTGATCAAGAATGCCCGGGTGCATAACCTCAAAAACCTCAGCGTGGCGTTGCCCCGCAACAAGTTTATCGTCGTCACGGGCCTCTCGGGCTCGGGCAAGTCGAGCCTGGCCTTCGACACGCTGTATGCCGAGGGGCAGCGCATGTACGTGGAGAGCCTGAGCTCCTACGCCCGGCAGTTTCTGGGCCGCATGGACAAGCCCGACGTGGACTACATTCGCGGTATTTCGCCGGCCATTGCCATCGAGCAAAAGGTCAGTATTAAGAACAACCGCTCCACCGTCGGGACCAGCACCGAGATTTACGACTACCTCAAGCTGCTCTTCGCCCGGGTAGGCCGCACCTTTTCGCCCGTTAGCGGCGAGCAGGTGCGCAAGGACACCGTGGCCGACGTCGTCGATTACCTCTTCGGCCTGGAAGACGGCACCCGTGCCACGATTCTGGCCCCGCTGCTGCCTTCCGAGGAAGGCCGGCCCATGAGCAAGGAGCTGGATTTGCTGCTGCAGAAAGGCTACAGCCGGGTGGTCATCAACGGCGACGAAACGGCCTTTATCGAAGACCTGATTGGCGAAGGCAAGCCCGAAGTGAAGGGTGAGGTCTACATCATGATTGACCGGGCCGTTATCCGCCCCGGCGACGAAGACCTGCAATTCCGCCTTTCCGACTCGGTGCAAACCGCGTTTTTCGAGGGGCACGGCGAGTTAGTTGTTCGTTGTCAGTTGCCAGTTGCTAGTGAGCAGAACAACCCAACAACGGACAACGAACAATTAATAACTAGACGCTTCTCCGACCGGTTTGAGCTGGACGGCATGGTGTTCGAGGAGCCCAACGTCAACTTCTTCTCCTTCAACAACCCCTACGGCGCCTGCCAGACCTGCGAAGGGTTCGGCTCGGTCTTGGGCATTGATGAGGATTTGGTCATTCCTGACAAGAGCCTGACCGTGTACGAGGGCGCCATTGCCCCCTGGCGCACCGACAAGCAGAGCGAATGGCTAAAGCCGTTGCTCAAAAACGGCATCCGCTTCGACTTCCCCATTCACCGGCCCTACAACGAGCTGAGCGAAGCCGAGCGCACCCTGCTCTGGAAAGGCAACAAGTACTTCGAGGGCCTCGACGAGTACTTTAAGTGGGTGAGTACCCAAACCCACAAAATCCAGTACCGGGTGCTGCAAAGCCGCTACCGGGGCCGCACCACCTGCCCCGACTGCCGCGGCACCCGCCTGCGCAAAGACGCCCAGTACGTTAAAATCCAGGACCAAAGCATCACCGATATCGTGCTGCTGCCCATCAGCAAGGCCCTCGACTTCTTCGAAAATCTGTCGTTGACGGAGCACGAAATGAAAGTGGCCGAGCGCCTGAGCACGGAAATCACCAACCGCCTGGGCTACCTCAACCGCGTGGGTCTGGGCTACCTGACTCTGAACCGGCTGAGCAGCACGCTCTCCGGCGGCGAGAGTCAGCGGATTTCGTTGGCTACTTCGCTCGGCTCGGCCCTGGTAGGCTCCATGTACATCCTCGATGAGCCCAGCATCGGCCTGCACCCCAAGGACGCCGAGCAGCTCATCGGCGTGCTACGCTCCTTGCAGAAGCTCGGCAACACCGTGATTGTGGTGGAGCACGAGGAGAAGATGATGGAGGAGGCCGACCAGATTATCGACATCGGCCCCGAGGCCGGCTCCGGCGGCGGCCACCTGATGTTCCAGGGCACGTATCCTGAGATTCTCAAGAACACCACCACCTACACCGGCAAGTACCTCAGCGGCGCTATGGAGGTGAAGGTACCCCAGATCCGGCGGCCCTGGCGCAACGCGCTGGAAGTAACCGGCGCCCGGGAAAACAACCTGAAAAACGTCAACGCCAAGTTTCCGCTGGGCGTGATGACCGTGGTAACCGGCGTGTCGGGCTCGGGCAAGTCGACGCTGGTGAAGCGCATTCTGGCGCCGGCCGTGGCCAAGCAGCTCGGCGGTGGGGCCGGGGAAGCCACCGGCAAATTCGACCGGCTGATGGGCGTGCAGGGCCAGGTGTCGCACGTCGAGTTCGTGGACCAGAACCCCATCGGCAAGAGCAGCCGCTCCAACCCGGTGACCTACGTAAAGGCCTACGACGCCATCCGGACGCTGTTTTCGGACCAGCCCCTGGCCAAGGCCCGGGGGCTGAAACCTTCCCACTTTTCGTTCAACATCGAAGGGGGCCGCTGCGAGGTGTGCCAGGGCGAAGGCCAGGTCAAGATTGAAATGCAGTTCATGGCCGATATCTATTTGACCTGTGAAAGCTGCGGCGGCCGCAAGTTCAAGCAGGATATTCTGGACGTGAAATTCCAGGACAAAGGCATCGACGACGTGCTGGAAATGACCGTGGCCGACGCCGTGGAGTTCTTCAAAGGCCAGCCCAAAGTAGCCGAGCGCCTCAAGCCGCTCGACGACGTGGGGCTGGGCTACATCCGCCTGGGGCAGTCGGCCAACACCCTCTCGGGCGGGGAGGCCCAGCGCGTCAAGCTGGCTTCCTTCCTGACCAAGGGCGCCACGCTGCAGCAGGATAAAATCCTGTTCATCTTCGACGAGCCCAGCACCGGCCTGCACTTCCACGACATTGCCAAGCTGCTCAAGGCCCTCAACGCCCTCATTGAGCAAGGCAACTCGGTGCTCATCATCGAGCACAACATGG is part of the Hymenobacter chitinivorans DSM 11115 genome and harbors:
- a CDS encoding STN domain-containing protein; this translates as MRYLFALILCLGLLGIPAGAQAPPVLLARRVQVSATDASLQQVLRDITRQSGVPFSYSSTFIPLQKRVTLHTPGRQPVGDVLRQLLQSRGVSYQVIGGQIVLWRTGEKPPFAAPAPVKAVAAAKSVPPTVAGSSTRNHSAGANTPGLTSNRSAAQKLARGQQAVAANGKVKPAAAVGYTRRATPAAKAIMARPATSAKPKPATASLLPSVTLPPALPPVPGATPAPSATADTAARETASALARLRQKARTAAQSATGALARTARQTGRVLGQGAQQVAGGAKAVLDTVALAATELREPLRKAAQLGIGKPGEPLVQRPVTVQSGLPGRDTVLAAVPVPPATVRKAYDRHVWQVSFVAPLGSNWLRSGRSINQFSLNILAGYAAGVRGVEVGGLVNVVRDTVRGGQAAGLLNVTGTEVQGVQAAGLVNVTGGSVRGAQAAGLVNLVRDDARGLQVAGLVNIVGGAARSRHNDGRPARARRALGLSRLLATDSVARHLGAPSAMSLPGPLLQAAGLANLTGTDIRGLQTAPLLNSARRVTGMQFGLINVGKHVKGVQLGLINIADSVDGVTLGIVNIVRHGYLHGEVWTSETLPLNAALKLGVRRYYTILAAATQPLNSRVHWATGFGLGTASRPHGRFSWNLDVLGWYLIKQSGTEGTLLSYNQLRPSLVWQIEPQGHLGLVFSPTLNLALYENDGNGTNSEFGKNQLLLTDTQWGNTPVRMWIGGQIGLRF
- a CDS encoding alpha/beta hydrolase family protein encodes the protein MKNYLHVVFVSLLLFSVLLAPVASRAAGGEPTPLSGQWKGPLKVPGGSLDLILTIVPLTGGTYYAALDVPKQRVSRMAVDMTLTNSDVLLKIEQAGSRFTGKLSKDRKSMTGIWEQPGLKQEVKFEQGSSPVVSAPTFKPAQPYKTEQVIITNEKTDLCLGATITTPNGNGPFPAVVLVSDSGPQDRDAAQQEDYRMFAILADYFARRGMVVLRYDDRGVGKSGGRYAAATTADLMTDAETAMNYLRSRPRIDKKNVGMIGHGEGANIALLAAAEPKGPDFVVSLAGYGMPGRDVLRRQQVEIMRMIGGNATQVDAALKLHDKMISIIRQTPNSNQARGKLAAMIRMSNVDIDPTMARARAAQLTSPWYRYYLDFDPKVKLPAVKCPVLALNGVEDLQVGATKNLALLSKGLKAGGNRHVKTVKIVGVNHAFQPDESQWPLVNGEQQPNFSPKALALMQTWLEQTTKPGPILNTPRSNPKSDVKKVSKPTAQN
- the uvrA gene encoding excinuclease ABC subunit UvrA produces the protein MAQDSLQVAAPAADPTDQLDPREFILIKNARVHNLKNLSVALPRNKFIVVTGLSGSGKSSLAFDTLYAEGQRMYVESLSSYARQFLGRMDKPDVDYIRGISPAIAIEQKVSIKNNRSTVGTSTEIYDYLKLLFARVGRTFSPVSGEQVRKDTVADVVDYLFGLEDGTRATILAPLLPSEEGRPMSKELDLLLQKGYSRVVINGDETAFIEDLIGEGKPEVKGEVYIMIDRAVIRPGDEDLQFRLSDSVQTAFFEGHGELVVRCQLPVASEQNNPTTDNEQLITRRFSDRFELDGMVFEEPNVNFFSFNNPYGACQTCEGFGSVLGIDEDLVIPDKSLTVYEGAIAPWRTDKQSEWLKPLLKNGIRFDFPIHRPYNELSEAERTLLWKGNKYFEGLDEYFKWVSTQTHKIQYRVLQSRYRGRTTCPDCRGTRLRKDAQYVKIQDQSITDIVLLPISKALDFFENLSLTEHEMKVAERLSTEITNRLGYLNRVGLGYLTLNRLSSTLSGGESQRISLATSLGSALVGSMYILDEPSIGLHPKDAEQLIGVLRSLQKLGNTVIVVEHEEKMMEEADQIIDIGPEAGSGGGHLMFQGTYPEILKNTTTYTGKYLSGAMEVKVPQIRRPWRNALEVTGARENNLKNVNAKFPLGVMTVVTGVSGSGKSTLVKRILAPAVAKQLGGGAGEATGKFDRLMGVQGQVSHVEFVDQNPIGKSSRSNPVTYVKAYDAIRTLFSDQPLAKARGLKPSHFSFNIEGGRCEVCQGEGQVKIEMQFMADIYLTCESCGGRKFKQDILDVKFQDKGIDDVLEMTVADAVEFFKGQPKVAERLKPLDDVGLGYIRLGQSANTLSGGEAQRVKLASFLTKGATLQQDKILFIFDEPSTGLHFHDIAKLLKALNALIEQGNSVLIIEHNMDIIKCADWIIDLGPEGGTNGGHLLFEGTPEDMLALKDTNHTARFLAEKL